A stretch of DNA from Cellulomonas xiejunii:
TCGCGTACGCGGTGGTCGGTCGCCGCGCCGCGCAGCGTGGCAGCGCCCGGCTCGCGGACGGGTACCTGGTGGTCCTCCTCGTCGTGGTGGTCGTGCAGGTCGCCGACGGCGACATCGGCTCGGTGCTGCTCTTCCTCGGCTTCCTGCAGATCTGGTTCTTCAGCCGCACGCGCGTCGCGGGCGTCGTGTGGGCGGCGGCGCTCACCCTGGGCATCACGACGGCCGCGGTGCTGCGCGTGCAGGCGACCGGGCCGCAGGTCGCGGAGATCGCCGCGGAGTTCGGCACCGCGCTGCTGTTCGCGGTGGTGCTCGGGCTGTGGATCACGCGGGTGGCGGAGCAGAGCGAGGAACGCGCGTACCTGCTCGACGAGCTGCGCGCCACGCAGGAGGCCCTGGCGGCGTCGCACCACGCGGCGGGTGTCGTCGCGGAGCGCCAGCGCCTGGCCGCGGAGATCCACGACACTCTCGCGCAGGGCTTCACGTCCGTGGTGATGCTCGCGGAGACGGCGGCCGTGGAGAACGCCCGCGGGCACGTCGACCGGGTGGCGGCCAGGCTGGAGCACATCGAGGGCGTCGCCCGCGACAACCTGGCCGAGGCGCGCACGCTCGTCGCCGCGACCGCACCTCCCGACCTCCAGGACGGCACCCTCGCAGACGCGCTGGTGCGGCTCGCCGTCAGGTTCGGCGACGAGACGGGCGTCCGCGTCGACGTCGTCGACGACACCGGCGACGCCGTGGGCGCCGAGGCGCAGGTCGTCCTGCTGCGGGCCGCGCAGGAGTCGCTCGCCAACGTGCGCCGGCACGCGGGGGCGTCGCACGTGAGGATCGGGCTGGCGGGCGTCGACGACGAGGTCGTCCTCGAGATCGTCGACGACGGTCGCGGGTTGCCGCAGGACGTAGCCGAGGGCCACGGACTGCGTGGCATGCGGGCGCGGGCGGACGCGGCGGGCGGCACGCTCGAGGTGACGGGGCAACCGGGCGTCGGGACGCGACTGCGACTGCGGGTGCCGGACGGTCGGC
This window harbors:
- a CDS encoding sensor histidine kinase; amino-acid sequence: MSPADARPVTPTVDRRGFWLRTLLMYDLVFVGMTAVYLLAVLTQATSLADGAVPLTTMSVLALAYAVVGRRAAQRGSARLADGYLVVLLVVVVVQVADGDIGSVLLFLGFLQIWFFSRTRVAGVVWAAALTLGITTAAVLRVQATGPQVAEIAAEFGTALLFAVVLGLWITRVAEQSEERAYLLDELRATQEALAASHHAAGVVAERQRLAAEIHDTLAQGFTSVVMLAETAAVENARGHVDRVAARLEHIEGVARDNLAEARTLVAATAPPDLQDGTLADALVRLAVRFGDETGVRVDVVDDTGDAVGAEAQVVLLRAAQESLANVRRHAGASHVRIGLAGVDDEVVLEIVDDGRGLPQDVAEGHGLRGMRARADAAGGTLEVTGQPGVGTRLRLRVPDGRRATTDPDRAGPSGTAGAPPDPHLTGASS